From a single Roseibium algicola genomic region:
- a CDS encoding SDR family NAD(P)-dependent oxidoreductase, producing MPPSRNVVVTGGGTGIGLATTQLLTERGWQVTAAGLEREEGFPQAARFVEVDVTDEAALAHLLEEEQELGGLVTCAGTIQYSREWDAAVFEKVMAVNVTGVLSSCTAARVALQRGNGSVVNIASMWSWFGNPVAPAYGTSKGAVAALTRSLAVAWGGTGIRVNAVAPGWVETRISEGARSDPARRARIDARIPIGRWAATVEIARVVAFLLSEDASYVHGAIVPVDGGYLAA from the coding sequence AGGTATCGGTCTTGCAACAACGCAGCTTTTGACCGAACGCGGCTGGCAGGTAACGGCCGCAGGCCTGGAACGGGAGGAAGGCTTTCCGCAAGCTGCCCGGTTTGTCGAGGTTGACGTCACTGATGAGGCCGCCCTTGCCCATCTCCTTGAAGAAGAGCAAGAGCTCGGCGGTCTGGTCACCTGCGCGGGCACGATCCAGTACAGCCGGGAATGGGACGCAGCGGTATTCGAGAAGGTGATGGCGGTGAATGTCACCGGCGTGCTCAGCTCCTGTACGGCCGCGCGCGTTGCACTTCAACGCGGCAACGGTTCCGTCGTCAACATCGCTTCCATGTGGAGCTGGTTCGGCAACCCCGTTGCGCCTGCTTACGGCACCAGCAAGGGGGCGGTCGCTGCCCTCACCCGCTCCCTTGCCGTTGCCTGGGGAGGAACCGGAATAAGGGTCAACGCGGTCGCACCGGGTTGGGTGGAAACACGCATTTCCGAAGGCGCGCGATCAGACCCGGCACGGCGCGCACGGATCGACGCCCGCATCCCGATCGGCCGTTGGGCCGCGACTGTGGAGATTGCGCGGGTTGTCGCGTTCCTTCTTTCTGAAGACGCTTCCTACGTTCACGGCGCGATCGTTCCGGTAGACGGTGGCTATCTGGCGGCGTGA